ATGCCGACGCCCAAAAACAGCAGCAACACAAGCAAGCCGGTAAACAACAGCGTGAACAGAAAGGTCGGGATCGCGGCCAGCCGGGCCAGGGGCTCGGCGACCGGGTGACCGTTGATCGTCAGGCTGAACTGGCCGAGACCGGGATGCAGATAATAGCTCAGGCCGGCTATGAGCAGGCCGATTGCCAGGAGCTTGATGATCAGGTGGGTATTTCTTTTCCGTTTCATAAATGTTGGTGTTCTCCAATATCGCTACACATTTACCCGACCGGCCAGGCCCAATTGCGTATCTCCGGCATATCCTCGCCGTGCTCGATGATGTATTCCTTATGCTCGATCAGCCTATCGCGCATGATCTGCTTAACGTGAGCGCCGACATAGCGCAGTTGCGACACCCGGTCAATGACATCGATGACCAGATGGAACCGGTCCATCTCATTGAGCACGACCATGTCGAACGGCGTCGTGGTCGTGCCTTCTTCCTTATAGCCGCGCACATGCAGATTATCGTGGTTGGTCCTGCGATACGTCAGGCGGTGGATCAGCCAGGGATAACCGTGATAGGCGAAGATAATCGGCTTGCTGTCGGTAAACAGCGAGTCGAAATCCTTGTCCGACAGGCCGTGCGGATGCTCCGATCTCGGCTGCAGACGCATCAGATTGACGACGTTGACGACACGGATCTTCAGTTCAGGGAAAAACTCACGTAAAAGCGAGACGGCGGCCAGCGTTTCCAGCGTCGGAATATCGCCGGCGCAGGCCATTACGACATCGGCCTCAGTATTGCGGTCGTTGCTGGCCCATTCCCAGATGCCGATGCCGGTCGTGCAATGCTTGATGGCCGAGCTCATATCCAGGTACTGCAGCTGCGGCTGTTTGCCGGCCACGATGACATTGACCCTGTTGCGGCTGCGCAGACAGTGGTCGGTCACCCAAAGCAGCGTATTGGCATCCGGCGGCAAATAGACGCGGATTACCTCGGCCTTCTTATTGACGACATGATCGATAAAGCCCGGGTCCTGATGGCTGAAACCGTTGTGGTCCTGACGCCAGACATGCGAAGTCAGCAGGTAATTCAGCGAGGCGATGGAGCGGCGCCAGGGGATGTGTTTAGTGACCTTGAGCCATTTGGCATGCTGATTGAACATCGAATCGACAATATGGATGAAGGCTTCATAGCAGGAAAACAGGCCATGACGCCCGGTCAGCAGATAGCCTTCCAGCCAGCCCTGGCACTGATGCTCGCTGAGCACTTCCATGACCCGGCCGTCATCCGACAGATGATCATCGGTGCTGATAATCTCGCCGGTAAAAACCTTGTCAGTGACATCGAATACGGCATCGAGCCGGTTCGACGCGGTCTCGTCGGGACCCATGATCCGGAAATTGCGCTGGTCCTTGTTGGCCTTCATGATGTCTCTGAGGAATTTGCCCATCACGCGCACCGACTCGGCCGATTCGCTGCCGGGATTTTTGACTTCCACGGCATAATCGCGAAAATCCGGCATTTTCAGGTCGCGCAGCAGCAGGCCGCCGTTGGCGTGCGGATTGGCGCCCATGCGGCGCTCGCCTTTCGGAGCCAGTTCCGCCAGTTCCTGAATCAGGGTGCCGTTTTCATCAAACAGTTCTTCCGGCTTGTAACTGTGCAGCCATTGCTCCAGCAGTTTCAGGTGCTCGGGGTTTTCAGCCAGTTTGGCAAGAGGAACCTGGTGCGAGCGGTAGGTATTCTCGACCGGCAGATTATCGACCACCTTGGGGCCGGTCCAGCCTTTCGGCGTTCTCAAAATTATCATCGGCCACTGCGGCCTCTTCGAATAGCCATTCGTGCGTGCATCTTTCTGGATATCGGCGATTTCCTGGAGTACGACGTCGAGCGTGGCCGCCATTTTCTGATGCAGGGTTTCCGGCTCGTCGCCTTCGACAAAATATGGCTTGTAACCGTAGCCGGTGAACAAGGCGCATAGTTCATCATTATCGATACGCGCCAGAAAACTTGGATTGGCGATTTTGTAACCGTTCAGATGCAGTATCGGCAGTACCGCGCCATCGCGCTCGGGATTCAGGAACTTGTTGGAATGCCAGCTGGTCGCCAGCGGACCGGTCTCGGCCTCGCCATCGCCCACCACGCAGCAGACCAGCAGATCGGGATTATCGAACGCCGCACCGTAAGCATGGGACAGCGCATAGCCGAGTTCGCCGCCTTCATGGATGGACCCCGGCGTTTCCGGCGCAACATGGCTGGGAATGCCGCCCGGAAACGAGAACTGTTTGAACAGGTGTTTCATGCCTTCGGCGTCCTGGGAAACATTGGGGTAGAACTCGCTGTAAGTGCCTTCCAGATAGGTGTTGGCGACCAGCCCGGGTCCGCCGTGACCGGGTCCTGCGATATAAATGACATTGAGGTCGCGCGCTTTGATCACGCGATTGAAGTGCACATAAATGAAATTCAGGCCGGGCGTGGTGCCCCAGTGGCCCAGCAATCGCGGCTTGACGTGCTTCAGTTGCAGAGGCTCTCTGAGCAGCGGGTTGTCGAGCAGGTAAATCTGTCCGACCGATAAGTAATTGGCTGCGCGCCAGTAGGCGTTGATGCGCGAAACTTCCTGCTCGGAAAGAGGCAGTGCTGATGGATCCTGTGCGCTATTCATTAATGTCCTCCAATGGTTAATGTATAGGTATGATATGCGATCATCTGTTCTTCATTGGTCGGAATCACGCGGACCGAAACAGCGCTTTTCGCGCTGCTGATCTGCGCCGCATTATTGCGATTGGCTTCCGGGTCGATGTCGATGCCGAGCCAGGCGGCACCCTTACAGACCTTGTCGCGAATCACGGCCGCGCGCTCGCCGATGCCGGCAGTAAAAATCAACGTATCAAGACCGCCCAAAGCGGCGGCCAGAGAGCCCAGCTCGCGGCAGATATGATAGACGAAAATGTCGACAGCCTTGCGGGCATCGGCGTGCTCGCTGCTGAGCAGAGTTTTCATGTCGCCGCTGATGCCGGACAAACCGGCCAGGCCGGACTGATGGTGCAGCAAATCCGAAATGGCATCGGCCGTCATGTTTTTCTCGCGGAACAGATACAGCACGACGGCCGGATCAATGGAGCCGCAGCGCGTACCCATCGGCAGGCCATCCAGCGGCGTAAATGTCATGGTCGTGGCGACGCTTTGCCGGTTTCTGACCGCACACAGGCTGGCGCCCTGCCCCAGATGCGCAATTACGACGCGCCCGTCGGCCTCGGCCGCCGAATGCTGCGGCAGGACATTCATGATGTATTCGTAAGACAGGCCATGAAAACCATACCGGCGCACGCCTTCTTTATAAAAAAATTTCGGCAGCGCGAACGTGTGGGCGACCTCGGGTATCGTATGATGAAAGGCTGTGTCGAAACAGGCCGCCTGGATCAGGTCGGGATGCAGTTGCTGCAGGGCGCGAATGGCGCTCAGGTTATGCGGCTGATGCAGCGGCGCCAGCGGAATCAGCGCCTCAAGATCAGCCATCACGGCCTCATCGATCAACGCCGGCCGGATATGATGGCTGCCTCCGTGTACGATGCGATGCCCGATGGCCAGCACCCGCAAATCATCGTCATGCGCATCCAGCCAATCCAGCAAGACGCGCAAAGCGCCCTGGTGATCATGTATCGGCAACGAGTGAGAATCACCCTGAACGGTAAACTGCGCCTCCCCGTTGCCGATGCCGGAAATCTGCCCTCGGTACAGCACAGCGGGGTACCGGCTGCCATCGGCGGCAAATATGGCGAACTTGATGCTCGATGAACCGGCATTGATGACGATTATGACTTCCTGCATAAAGAGTTCATTTTATTGTTGATTTTGAGGACAAGAACTGTCTGCCTATGGAGTCGCTTGTTGTGGGAGCGGCTTCGCCTAGAGCATCTACTTTTGGCAGCTGCCCAGGGCGAATACCCAAAAGGCACAAGTGCGCCCCTACAGTTCCAGCCGCTAATCCTTTTCCATCTCTGCCGCATAGCTGCCGGTGCGCGCTGCGCTATTTAATTTAGCTCGTTTATAGAGCGCCTGCTGCGCCGCCTGCACGTTTTCAGTCTTGCCCTGCCAAGTCTTCATTACCGGATCCTGCAATGCCCGCGCATAGGAAAAGCTCAATTGCCAGGGCGCATTGCTGGCCATCGCATTGAGTGCGTTCAGGTTGGCTGTTGCTTCTTCGGGCGTCTGGCCGCCGGACAGAAAATTAATGCTGGGCACGGCTGCCGGCACAGTTCGGCGCAACTGCGCCAGCGTCTTCTCGGCGATTTCCTCGGAGCCCGCTTTTTTCGGCGCATCCTTGCCCGGCAGAACCATGCTCGGCTTCAGTACGATATATTCCAGTTCTACACGGTGTCGATGCAAGGCGTGGAATACCGCATGCTGAACGGCTTCCGTGACTTCGAAGCAACGGTCGATGGTATGGTCGCCGTCCAGCAGCACTTCCGGCTCCACGATGGGTACGATGCCCAGCGACTGGCAAATGGCCGCATAACGGGCCAGCACCTCGGCATTGGTCTTTATGCCCAGCATTGTCGGATTATGTCCGGCAATCGGATAGACCTCGCGCCATTTGGCAAAGCGCGCGCCCTGCTCTTTATATCCCGTCAGTCGGTCGGCCAGACCGTCCAGCCCCTGCGTGACCAGATCGCCTGGCGCATTGACCAGTGGAATCGTACCTTTGTCGACTTTGATGCCGGGCACGACGCCCTGCTCGGCTGCTGCCTGCGGCAAAGGTTTTCCGTCAGCGGTTTTCTGTCCCAGCGTTTCTTCAAACAGGATCACGCCGCTGATGAATTCGCCCAAACCCGGCGTGGTGAGCAGCAACGAACGGTAGGCGCGACGGTTCTCCTCGGTCGATTCCACATTGACCGCTTTGAAACGCTTGGCGATAGTCGGCAGGCTCTCATCGGCCGCCAGGATGCCTCTTCCCTCAACTACCATATCGGCAATGGTGGCTTGTAATTCGCTTTGAATGCTCATTCGAAACCTCCGGTAAGTTAAATTTGGCGATCGCAGAATCTAACAGAATCTATTTAAGCTACGACCGGCAAGAAGAAGCAATTGCTCAAAAAAGTATTGCTTCTTCTACATTGTGCAGAGTAACGGCAAATGCAAACAGCCATCCAAGTATAGGGTATGTCATAAACTCTAACGTTTTAAGTAAGAGGCGCCGTCGCGCTTGACCATAAAGCGAAATTACTGCGCGGGAAATAAATCACTCGACTGCAGTTGGCATAATGCCTGAGCCTGCTGCATCAACCACTTCAATGGGAATGGAAATATCTCCAACCCACTAAGCAATGACTCCGGTTGTTAATGTACGCCGCGCCGATATTTATCCCAAACCAGGCTTGCGAAACCTTATCTCAGGCCTCTTACGATTCCGGACCACTCAGGGAACAGTTCGTTGAGATAAAACACTAACTTTTCCAGCAATAACCAACTGCTGATGAATACGCAATTACGCCAACATAATCCGGCAAGTCAAGACAGCAACGCCGGGTTAGGCGATAGCCATAACCCGGCCGGGTCATTTTAATCAGAGTCTTCGTCGGCTTCTATAATTTTGCCTGTAGCCGCATCGACTTCGACTTCCATTTCAAGTCCGTCTCCTGTTTGGATGATAATCTCGTAAACCGCAGTGCCGTCCGATTCAATTTCATACCCAACCTTGCTAATTATGCCGGTATATCCCGTCAATGCGATTTTACGGGCTTCAGCTTCATCGATTTTTTTCAAGGCGGCGAAAGCCGGATGATCGGCACTTGGCAATTCCTGTTCCTTCTTGAC
This is a stretch of genomic DNA from Methylobacter sp. YRD-M1. It encodes these proteins:
- a CDS encoding class I fructose-bisphosphate aldolase, producing MSIQSELQATIADMVVEGRGILAADESLPTIAKRFKAVNVESTEENRRAYRSLLLTTPGLGEFISGVILFEETLGQKTADGKPLPQAAAEQGVVPGIKVDKGTIPLVNAPGDLVTQGLDGLADRLTGYKEQGARFAKWREVYPIAGHNPTMLGIKTNAEVLARYAAICQSLGIVPIVEPEVLLDGDHTIDRCFEVTEAVQHAVFHALHRHRVELEYIVLKPSMVLPGKDAPKKAGSEEIAEKTLAQLRRTVPAAVPSINFLSGGQTPEEATANLNALNAMASNAPWQLSFSYARALQDPVMKTWQGKTENVQAAQQALYKRAKLNSAARTGSYAAEMEKD
- a CDS encoding acetate/propionate family kinase; the encoded protein is MQEVIIVINAGSSSIKFAIFAADGSRYPAVLYRGQISGIGNGEAQFTVQGDSHSLPIHDHQGALRVLLDWLDAHDDDLRVLAIGHRIVHGGSHHIRPALIDEAVMADLEALIPLAPLHQPHNLSAIRALQQLHPDLIQAACFDTAFHHTIPEVAHTFALPKFFYKEGVRRYGFHGLSYEYIMNVLPQHSAAEADGRVVIAHLGQGASLCAVRNRQSVATTMTFTPLDGLPMGTRCGSIDPAVVLYLFREKNMTADAISDLLHHQSGLAGLSGISGDMKTLLSSEHADARKAVDIFVYHICRELGSLAAALGGLDTLIFTAGIGERAAVIRDKVCKGAAWLGIDIDPEANRNNAAQISSAKSAVSVRVIPTNEEQMIAYHTYTLTIGGH
- a CDS encoding PepSY domain-containing protein; the protein is MNIKYYQFYLGGLMAIMSAGAIAEENAAMEDACRKAANESAKGEIVKIESKKVINGGEIYEIDLKAADGTQWEFKCDKTSGKIVKKEQELPSADHPAFAALKKIDEAEARKIALTGYTGIISKVGYEIESDGTAVYEIIIQTGDGLEMEVEVDAATGKIIEADEDSD
- a CDS encoding phosphoketolase family protein; amino-acid sequence: MNSAQDPSALPLSEQEVSRINAYWRAANYLSVGQIYLLDNPLLREPLQLKHVKPRLLGHWGTTPGLNFIYVHFNRVIKARDLNVIYIAGPGHGGPGLVANTYLEGTYSEFYPNVSQDAEGMKHLFKQFSFPGGIPSHVAPETPGSIHEGGELGYALSHAYGAAFDNPDLLVCCVVGDGEAETGPLATSWHSNKFLNPERDGAVLPILHLNGYKIANPSFLARIDNDELCALFTGYGYKPYFVEGDEPETLHQKMAATLDVVLQEIADIQKDARTNGYSKRPQWPMIILRTPKGWTGPKVVDNLPVENTYRSHQVPLAKLAENPEHLKLLEQWLHSYKPEELFDENGTLIQELAELAPKGERRMGANPHANGGLLLRDLKMPDFRDYAVEVKNPGSESAESVRVMGKFLRDIMKANKDQRNFRIMGPDETASNRLDAVFDVTDKVFTGEIISTDDHLSDDGRVMEVLSEHQCQGWLEGYLLTGRHGLFSCYEAFIHIVDSMFNQHAKWLKVTKHIPWRRSIASLNYLLTSHVWRQDHNGFSHQDPGFIDHVVNKKAEVIRVYLPPDANTLLWVTDHCLRSRNRVNVIVAGKQPQLQYLDMSSAIKHCTTGIGIWEWASNDRNTEADVVMACAGDIPTLETLAAVSLLREFFPELKIRVVNVVNLMRLQPRSEHPHGLSDKDFDSLFTDSKPIIFAYHGYPWLIHRLTYRRTNHDNLHVRGYKEEGTTTTPFDMVVLNEMDRFHLVIDVIDRVSQLRYVGAHVKQIMRDRLIEHKEYIIEHGEDMPEIRNWAWPVG